The region TTCGCAACGGTGAGCTTCTCTGCGACGACGAGCTCCTAACAGACGGCGACAAGGTAGAAGTTGTAGTAGCCACATCACGGGGGTAGGATTGGGAAGAGTGATGGCCCTCGACGTAGGATTCAAAAGAATAGGCGTTGCACTCTCCGACCCTTTAAAGCTGACTGCTTCCCCCTACCGAATACTATACAGAAAGAGCAACAGAGAAACCTTTGAAGAGCTTCTGAAAATAGTGCTCGACAAAGGAGTAGAAGAGATAGTGGTGGGCATCCCCATAAACGCCCAAGGGGAAAAGACCAAAATAGGCCAAAAGATAGAGAAGTTCACAGCAAAGCTCCAGAGCTTCCTTAGGGAAAGGGGATACCAAATCCCCATCTACACCCACGACGAATCCTTCTCTACCCAGGAGGCAAGGGAAGTTGCAAGAAGCTTGGGGAAAGAAAAAGAGGAGCTGGACGACTACGCAGCGGCCCTGATTTTAAAAGAGTGGCTGGAGTTGAAAAGGTAAGCAGAAGGCGTATATTAAGTATTCAGAAGTTGAACAAGGTGAATACCCCTTGACAAAGGAAAAATAGGAACTATTATTAATAGCAGACACCCCCTATCCCCCTCCCTCCTCCCCATGAGTCACAGGGGCGCCCGCCAAGGGCGCCCTTCCTTTTACCACCCATCTAAAGGCTACATAAGCAGCGGCAGTTTCAAAAGTGCTAACGAATCTCCTTATATTTCTTTACAAGTTCATCCAACCCTTTCCGGTAGAGGTTGAGCACCTCCCCCTTTGAAATGCCGACCGTGTTAATCTCCCTCTGCCTGACCG is a window of Thermovibrio ammonificans HB-1 DNA encoding:
- the ruvX gene encoding Holliday junction resolvase RuvX, which translates into the protein MMALDVGFKRIGVALSDPLKLTASPYRILYRKSNRETFEELLKIVLDKGVEEIVVGIPINAQGEKTKIGQKIEKFTAKLQSFLRERGYQIPIYTHDESFSTQEAREVARSLGKEKEELDDYAAALILKEWLELKR